A single window of Halobacillus naozhouensis DNA harbors:
- a CDS encoding DUF2512 family protein, with translation MEHVKALAIKGIMTLIVLYVILSLGFGISFINTLILTVVLGAVSYLLGDLYILPKTNNMIATMADLGVTFIIVWILGTVLTGMGLGTMIWEAAISAVAIAIGEYFFHSYISKKPLGANKRLRASYSH, from the coding sequence ATGGAACATGTAAAGGCACTTGCAATCAAAGGGATCATGACCCTAATAGTCCTGTATGTAATCCTTAGTTTGGGGTTTGGAATTTCTTTTATTAACACGCTCATTTTAACTGTCGTTTTAGGTGCAGTCTCCTATCTTCTAGGGGATCTCTATATTTTACCTAAAACCAATAACATGATAGCTACTATGGCAGATTTGGGAGTCACGTTCATAATTGTTTGGATACTTGGGACGGTCTTAACAGGTATGGGACTAGGAACGATGATTTGGGAAGCTGCTATTTCAGCTGTTGCAATTGCAATAGGTGAATACTTCTTCCATTCTTATATTTCAAAGAAACCTCTTGGCGCCAACAAGAGATTAAGAGCTTCATATAGTCATTAA
- a CDS encoding YjzC family protein, with translation MANNNQTYKTGEKAPESGKYKVQSLVNGGSSNQDDTEVKVEEGEQFPPSPSSNDAANWVKVS, from the coding sequence ATGGCTAATAACAATCAGACGTATAAAACAGGTGAAAAAGCACCAGAAAGCGGTAAGTACAAAGTACAGAGTTTAGTCAACGGTGGTTCTTCTAATCAAGATGACACGGAAGTCAAGGTAGAGGAAGGAGAGCAGTTCCCCCCTTCTCCATCAAGTAACGATGCAGCAAACTGGGTAAAAGTCTCATAA
- a CDS encoding nucleoside hydrolase: protein MYAMLDPEIELVGIVTSYGNVTKDQATANAAYLVQLAGRNDIPIIPGASNPVHQKEMMFYPEIHGEEGIGPIRPPSNMQYQIYPFDTIRIIIEKYRNELIIVDTGRSTTLATAFILFPDEINRVNSFYVMGGAFFVPGNVTALAEANFYGDPTSSNYVLKFAHNLTITPLNVTQFAIITPDIVDTISKNEKNVYASMMAPVFEYYYEFYKKSVPGILGAPIHDLLTIILVKNPTIVDYIYYDANVVEGIEARGQSYIDLRPTSKPGKTGIATTLYYEAFIEEFSKVMLPE, encoded by the coding sequence ATGTATGCCATGCTGGATCCTGAAATTGAACTGGTTGGTATCGTCACTAGTTATGGTAATGTAACAAAAGACCAGGCTACAGCCAATGCTGCTTATTTGGTGCAATTAGCGGGTAGAAACGACATTCCCATTATCCCTGGTGCTTCCAATCCAGTTCACCAGAAAGAAATGATGTTCTATCCTGAAATTCACGGTGAGGAAGGAATCGGTCCAATACGGCCTCCTAGTAACATGCAATATCAGATTTATCCTTTTGACACCATTCGTATCATCATAGAGAAATATAGAAATGAGCTGATCATTGTAGATACAGGCCGTTCGACTACCTTGGCAACTGCATTTATTCTATTTCCCGATGAAATAAATAGGGTTAATTCCTTTTATGTAATGGGCGGGGCATTTTTTGTTCCAGGTAACGTAACGGCACTAGCGGAAGCAAATTTCTATGGAGATCCGACTTCATCTAACTATGTTCTTAAGTTTGCACATAACCTGACGATAACTCCGTTAAATGTCACTCAATTCGCCATTATCACTCCGGATATCGTAGACACCATTTCCAAAAACGAGAAAAACGTCTATGCTTCCATGATGGCGCCGGTCTTTGAGTATTACTACGAATTTTATAAAAAAAGTGTACCAGGTATATTAGGTGCACCTATTCACGATCTTCTCACTATTATACTCGTTAAAAATCCTACTATTGTTGATTACATATACTATGATGCAAATGTTGTAGAGGGTATAGAAGCAAGAGGACAATCCTATATTGACCTTCGACCAACAAGTAAACCAGGAAAAACGGGTATTGCCACCACACTTTATTACGAAGCATTTATAGAAGAATTTAGTAAGGTGATGTTGCCGGAATGA
- a CDS encoding carbohydrate ABC transporter permease, which yields MNTSGGKWIGNILGKLLVFIIVVITVYPVFWLLMSSLKAPGEFSTSPMYTLPESFHIQNYIDAWKDGNMGVYFRNSIIATFPSLLFIILFGAAAAFAIEKMRWKISRGMLLVFLVGIMVPVPIVLLPLFTIFFNVGLLNNLLGLILVYVAFGLPLTIFLFTSYFKAVPNELIESAVMDGASIYRIFISIAMPMIMNAVVTVTLVQFFFVWNDLIFAMTFISDSELRTIQTGLMSFSGEYGQRQWGPTFAAISMAVLPTLILYLFLNKTVMKGMTSGAVKG from the coding sequence ATGAACACAAGCGGTGGAAAATGGATCGGAAATATTTTAGGCAAGCTATTAGTTTTTATTATCGTGGTCATAACGGTTTATCCGGTCTTTTGGTTATTGATGTCTTCCTTAAAAGCTCCTGGAGAATTTAGTACGTCTCCGATGTATACTCTTCCAGAAAGTTTCCACATCCAGAACTACATCGATGCTTGGAAAGATGGGAATATGGGAGTTTACTTTAGGAATAGTATTATCGCTACATTCCCGTCATTATTGTTTATCATCCTTTTTGGAGCGGCAGCAGCTTTCGCTATTGAAAAAATGAGATGGAAAATCAGCCGGGGGATGTTATTAGTTTTCTTAGTCGGGATTATGGTTCCTGTCCCCATAGTACTGCTGCCTTTATTCACGATTTTCTTTAATGTTGGTTTATTGAATAACCTCCTAGGTTTAATTCTAGTTTATGTGGCCTTCGGTTTACCATTAACCATCTTTTTGTTTACCAGCTACTTTAAGGCAGTTCCCAATGAATTGATTGAATCAGCTGTCATGGACGGGGCAAGTATCTACAGGATTTTCATCAGTATTGCGATGCCTATGATAATGAATGCTGTCGTAACCGTAACGTTAGTGCAATTCTTTTTCGTTTGGAATGACTTGATTTTTGCTATGACTTTTATTAGTGATTCCGAATTAAGGACCATCCAAACAGGGTTAATGAGTTTTTCCGGCGAATATGGACAACGCCAATGGGGACCTACTTTTGCTGCCATTTCTATGGCTGTACTACCCACTTTAATCCTTTACCTTTTTTTGAATAAGACAGTTATGAAAGGGATGACAAGTGGCGCGGTGAAAGGATAA
- a CDS encoding manganese catalase family protein codes for MFSHKKELQFHAKPERPDPVYAKKLQEILGGQFGEISVAMQYLFQGWNARGDEKYKDLIMDTGAEEMGHVEMIATMIARLLDDAPINEQEKAAEDPVIGSIMGGMNPHHAIVSGLGAMPENSTGVPWNAGYIVASGNMLADFRANLNAESQGRLQVARLYEITDDPGVKDMLSFLLARDTMHQNQWIAAIKELEEKRGTTVPSTVPSDWEATDFSYSLMNFSEGEESKKGSWASGKAPDGNGEFDYVKKPKAHGGKQELKPAPSYVHGTPPLD; via the coding sequence ATGTTTTCTCACAAAAAAGAGCTACAATTTCATGCTAAACCAGAACGCCCAGATCCGGTATACGCTAAAAAGTTACAAGAAATCTTAGGTGGACAATTCGGTGAAATATCAGTCGCTATGCAGTACTTATTCCAGGGCTGGAATGCTCGAGGGGATGAGAAGTATAAAGACTTGATTATGGATACGGGAGCAGAAGAAATGGGTCATGTAGAAATGATCGCTACGATGATCGCGAGGCTATTAGACGATGCACCTATTAACGAACAGGAAAAAGCAGCCGAAGACCCTGTAATCGGCTCGATCATGGGAGGAATGAACCCTCATCACGCTATTGTATCAGGACTTGGTGCTATGCCTGAGAACAGTACAGGTGTTCCTTGGAATGCTGGCTATATCGTAGCAAGTGGTAATATGCTGGCGGACTTCCGGGCGAACTTAAATGCTGAGTCGCAAGGAAGACTGCAAGTAGCTCGATTATACGAAATTACAGATGACCCTGGAGTGAAGGATATGCTTTCCTTCCTTCTAGCTCGTGATACGATGCACCAAAACCAATGGATTGCTGCTATTAAGGAATTAGAAGAAAAACGGGGAACCACAGTACCGTCTACAGTCCCATCTGATTGGGAAGCAACTGACTTTTCTTATAGTCTTATGAACTTTTCTGAAGGAGAGGAAAGCAAAAAAGGAAGCTGGGCTTCTGGGAAGGCTCCGGATGGAAATGGGGAATTTGACTACGTGAAAAAGCCGAAAGCTCACGGAGGTAAACAGGAGTTAAAGCCAGCCCCATCCTACGTCCATGGAACGCCTCCCCTAGATTAA
- a CDS encoding cation:proton antiporter, protein MSITPFLILLFIGYIIFTIDKKKENFPVPLILVLVGIGLSFIPYFSSIEVTKDMIYHIFLPGLLFTSAYRFSPDALKRNAGIITFLATIGIMLTVLLLGWTIYVISGLFALSFVGSLLVASMLTPTDPVSVVSILKKSSGDKMMADVVEGESLINDGTSIVIFTVILGIYLHDKTFSIGAFLGEFLFVSIGGTLVGLGFGWLFSKAIHITHHKEYQVMLSIILAYGIFNLAEHLGVSGVLATVFAGIMLSIEFNRSHQEDHFRESLDSFWGVVELSILSLLFLLIGVESTNYLLFDAWGLAFLIFVASLLVRFLIIAGTTQSFPVWRDKINWKESLLLSWSGLKGSMSVFLILSLQAKEAQGTEFILSLTFAAVLLSLVIQSIGIHPLSKKILTD, encoded by the coding sequence ATGTCCATTACACCATTCCTGATTTTATTGTTTATCGGCTATATCATCTTCACCATTGATAAAAAGAAAGAAAATTTCCCTGTACCACTCATACTAGTCCTCGTCGGTATTGGGCTCTCTTTTATCCCTTATTTTTCTTCTATTGAAGTTACGAAAGACATGATTTATCACATCTTTTTACCAGGATTGTTGTTTACTTCAGCTTACCGGTTTTCTCCCGATGCCCTTAAAAGGAATGCTGGGATTATAACCTTCTTGGCTACGATAGGAATTATGCTCACTGTCCTCTTATTAGGTTGGACAATTTATGTGATCAGTGGTCTATTCGCGCTATCATTTGTTGGATCTTTATTGGTTGCTTCTATGCTGACACCCACAGATCCTGTCTCCGTCGTTTCCATTCTTAAGAAGTCTTCCGGAGATAAGATGATGGCTGACGTGGTCGAAGGCGAGTCGCTCATTAACGATGGCACAAGTATCGTCATTTTCACAGTAATCTTAGGTATATATCTTCATGATAAGACTTTTTCTATCGGTGCTTTCTTAGGTGAATTTTTATTTGTATCTATTGGAGGAACGCTTGTCGGCTTAGGATTTGGGTGGCTGTTTAGTAAGGCTATACACATTACTCATCATAAAGAATACCAGGTAATGCTGAGTATTATCCTTGCTTATGGAATTTTTAATTTGGCAGAGCATTTAGGCGTATCAGGGGTATTAGCCACCGTCTTTGCTGGTATCATGCTTTCCATTGAATTTAATCGCTCCCATCAGGAAGACCATTTCCGTGAATCATTAGACAGTTTCTGGGGAGTGGTAGAACTCTCGATCTTATCTTTATTATTCTTACTCATAGGTGTTGAATCTACTAACTATCTTTTATTTGATGCTTGGGGGCTTGCCTTTCTTATATTTGTTGCATCTTTATTGGTAAGATTTCTTATTATTGCTGGTACGACTCAGTCCTTCCCGGTTTGGAGAGACAAAATCAATTGGAAAGAATCCCTCCTTCTCAGCTGGTCAGGATTGAAAGGCTCTATGTCTGTCTTTTTGATCTTAAGTCTACAGGCTAAAGAAGCTCAAGGCACAGAATTCATCCTCTCTCTGACATTTGCTGCTGTCTTACTGTCTTTAGTGATCCAAAGCATTGGAATACATCCTTTGTCAAAAAAGATACTTACTGATTAA
- a CDS encoding glycoside hydrolase family 78 protein, whose amino-acid sequence MIEVKNLTCEYFKEPLGLDTQNPRISWQIESDKQEVKQSAYQLQVSKKQSFENPIYDQRFESHESILNEIKDLKLDPFTRYYFRVKIWCQGEVPTDWSPASFWETGFMNEEWEGEWITAPEKMEKSEASPYLYHSFNSRKEISQARVYATSLGVYELSINGSRVGDQYFSPGWTSYHNRIQYQAYDVTEYLTADHNEIGVSLGNGWYKGPFGFEGKKEIYGDTKAALVELHITYGDGTKVKIVTNKDWQAVATPILMSEIYHGETYDARLEDQRNHNVETVEVVNYPKHHIIHQQNEPVRKIDELIPLEIFTTREGDTVLDMGQNMVGWIKFNVRAEKGHQIALKHAEILDEEGNIYFGNLRKAEQKITYTCKGGGQEVFEPHFTFQGFRYVKLINFPEDVDLSDFTGEVLHSDMERTGDFETSNPLVNQLHHNIVWGQKGNFLDVPTDCPQRDERLGWTGDAQMFFKTASYLRNVGPFFNKWLKDLIADQLSNGGVPYVIPDIISKTDGNLGGVTHSVAAWGDAAVIIPWTLYVSYGDKRILEEQYSSMKAWVEYMRSQGEDENLWDTGFQLGDWLGLDSEPDTYTGVTDKTLIATAFFAYSTQILIRTAKVLELNDDLEAYEHLYKKIKDSYQDCFLKDNGSLQVQTQTAHVLTLMFNLVDKRSKEKIAADLVTLIEQEGVHLTTGFVGTPYLNLVLSENGYHYIASRLFLQKDYPSWLYQVTKGATTVWEHWDSIKPDGSFWSDDMNSFNHYAYGSIGEWMYKVLAGIDTDQTQPGYKHIHLAPKPGAELTWLRSTYHSMYGEIGSSWTFEGEVFTYNVSIPANTTATVTLPGAASPVKNQKLFLEAIGEYQFSGENVIVHIGSGNYKFQYEYNVLEGSL is encoded by the coding sequence ATGATCGAAGTTAAAAACCTTACATGTGAATATTTTAAAGAACCGCTTGGATTAGATACACAGAATCCTCGCATTAGTTGGCAGATCGAGTCTGACAAACAGGAAGTAAAGCAATCGGCTTACCAATTACAGGTATCCAAGAAGCAAAGTTTTGAAAACCCCATTTATGATCAAAGATTTGAGAGTCATGAATCCATTCTAAATGAAATCAAGGACTTGAAGCTCGACCCGTTTACTCGTTACTACTTTCGAGTGAAGATCTGGTGTCAGGGTGAGGTCCCTACCGACTGGTCACCGGCAAGTTTTTGGGAAACAGGTTTCATGAATGAAGAGTGGGAAGGCGAGTGGATTACAGCCCCTGAGAAAATGGAAAAATCAGAAGCATCGCCTTATCTCTATCATTCTTTCAATAGTAGGAAGGAAATTTCTCAAGCAAGGGTATATGCAACAAGTCTAGGTGTTTATGAGCTTAGTATTAATGGCAGCCGAGTCGGAGATCAATATTTCTCACCGGGATGGACGAGTTATCATAATCGTATTCAATATCAAGCCTATGATGTGACGGAGTACTTAACAGCCGATCATAATGAAATTGGCGTATCGCTAGGAAACGGCTGGTATAAAGGTCCATTTGGATTTGAAGGAAAAAAAGAAATCTATGGAGATACGAAAGCAGCATTGGTCGAACTGCATATTACCTATGGGGATGGAACGAAAGTCAAGATCGTTACAAACAAAGACTGGCAGGCAGTTGCGACACCAATCCTTATGTCTGAAATCTATCATGGGGAAACCTATGATGCTCGCTTAGAAGACCAACGAAACCATAACGTTGAGACCGTGGAAGTCGTGAATTATCCCAAGCATCACATCATTCATCAGCAGAACGAACCTGTAAGAAAAATCGATGAGCTGATACCTCTGGAGATTTTCACCACACGTGAAGGAGATACCGTCCTTGATATGGGGCAGAATATGGTCGGATGGATCAAATTTAATGTAAGAGCAGAAAAGGGTCATCAAATAGCTTTGAAACATGCTGAGATTCTAGATGAAGAGGGAAATATCTACTTTGGCAATCTACGAAAAGCCGAACAGAAAATAACGTACACATGTAAAGGCGGGGGGCAGGAAGTCTTTGAACCGCATTTCACCTTCCAAGGTTTTCGTTATGTCAAATTGATTAATTTCCCAGAGGACGTTGATCTCAGTGATTTCACAGGAGAGGTTTTACATTCGGATATGGAACGTACGGGAGACTTTGAAACATCCAATCCACTAGTTAACCAGCTCCACCATAACATTGTCTGGGGTCAAAAAGGCAACTTCCTGGATGTCCCAACCGATTGCCCTCAACGCGATGAACGATTGGGATGGACGGGGGACGCACAAATGTTTTTCAAAACAGCATCCTACTTGAGAAATGTGGGGCCTTTTTTCAATAAATGGTTAAAAGATTTAATAGCTGATCAACTCTCAAATGGTGGCGTTCCTTATGTTATTCCAGACATTATCAGTAAAACAGATGGGAATCTTGGAGGTGTGACGCATTCCGTAGCTGCTTGGGGAGATGCTGCTGTAATCATCCCTTGGACGCTTTATGTTAGTTACGGGGATAAAAGGATTCTTGAAGAGCAATATAGCAGTATGAAGGCATGGGTAGAGTATATGAGGTCGCAAGGAGAGGACGAAAACCTGTGGGATACGGGCTTTCAACTCGGAGACTGGCTGGGCCTTGACTCCGAACCTGATACTTATACAGGCGTAACAGATAAAACTTTGATTGCCACCGCTTTTTTTGCCTATTCAACCCAGATACTGATCCGTACCGCTAAGGTGCTGGAACTTAATGATGATCTAGAAGCATACGAGCACTTGTATAAAAAAATTAAAGACTCTTATCAAGACTGTTTCTTGAAGGATAATGGCTCTTTACAAGTCCAAACACAAACGGCCCATGTCTTAACTTTGATGTTTAATTTAGTGGATAAGAGATCAAAGGAAAAGATAGCGGCTGATTTAGTAACATTAATTGAACAAGAAGGTGTTCATTTGACGACGGGTTTTGTGGGAACCCCTTATTTAAATTTAGTTTTGAGTGAGAACGGATACCACTATATCGCCTCCCGTCTGTTTTTACAAAAAGACTATCCTTCATGGCTGTATCAGGTTACTAAAGGGGCTACGACGGTATGGGAGCACTGGGATAGTATCAAGCCAGATGGTAGCTTCTGGAGCGATGATATGAATTCCTTCAACCACTATGCCTATGGTTCGATCGGTGAATGGATGTACAAAGTTCTGGCTGGGATAGATACTGATCAAACGCAGCCTGGTTACAAACATATTCATCTTGCTCCAAAACCAGGTGCGGAATTGACATGGTTAAGATCCACCTATCATTCCATGTATGGGGAGATTGGATCGAGCTGGACATTCGAAGGTGAAGTATTCACCTATAATGTTTCTATTCCGGCAAATACTACTGCTACTGTTACCTTGCCTGGTGCAGCTTCACCGGTCAAAAATCAAAAGCTTTTTTTGGAGGCCATCGGTGAATATCAGTTTTCTGGAGAAAATGTTATTGTTCACATCGGTTCAGGTAACTATAAATTTCAATATGAGTATAACGTTTTAGAAGGCTCTCTTTGA
- a CDS encoding DUF3231 family protein: MTENRTKLTSSEISSVWTSYMNDSMSKCILKYFLKHVEDDEIRPIVQFAYDISSAHIKKLTSIFQIENIPLPTGFTKKEDLNLNAPRLYTDMFMLNYINHMAKVGLLAYSSFIAMSARKDIRAYFMEGLQETSDLYDNSTDVLLSKGLFVRAPYIAYPTRTDFVDSKKYINGFSLLGNQRPLNSIEISHLFMNTQTNMIGTKLALSFAQTSPNEQVQKWMLRGADISKKHVEIFTKALMNNNIQPPASSDVSITDSTTPPFSDKLTLFHMGLLSGAGTGNYATAAAASQRNDLMVNYERLSIEIARYAKDGADLMIKNRWLEQPPGTIDKQKLTKSKDTE; this comes from the coding sequence ATGACTGAAAATCGTACGAAGCTAACTTCTTCTGAAATAAGTTCTGTTTGGACTTCTTATATGAATGATAGCATGTCCAAATGTATTTTAAAGTATTTTCTCAAACATGTAGAGGACGACGAAATTCGACCTATTGTTCAGTTTGCTTATGACATTTCATCTGCACACATAAAAAAGCTAACAAGTATATTTCAAATTGAAAATATACCATTGCCGACAGGTTTTACAAAAAAGGAGGATTTAAATTTAAATGCCCCTAGGCTTTATACAGACATGTTCATGCTAAATTACATCAACCATATGGCTAAGGTTGGATTACTTGCCTACAGCAGTTTTATCGCTATGAGTGCCCGAAAAGATATACGAGCTTATTTTATGGAAGGACTGCAAGAAACGTCTGATCTATACGACAATAGTACAGACGTACTCCTTTCAAAAGGTTTATTTGTTAGAGCACCTTATATTGCCTATCCAACTAGAACGGACTTTGTAGACTCAAAAAAATATATAAATGGATTTTCTCTTCTCGGTAACCAACGGCCGTTAAATTCAATTGAAATATCTCATTTGTTCATGAACACTCAAACTAACATGATAGGAACTAAACTAGCCCTTAGTTTTGCTCAAACTTCACCGAATGAACAGGTTCAAAAATGGATGTTAAGAGGGGCAGATATTTCAAAAAAACATGTTGAAATCTTTACAAAAGCACTTATGAATAATAACATACAGCCCCCTGCCTCATCGGATGTTAGTATTACAGACTCAACTACCCCACCATTCTCAGATAAATTAACTTTATTTCATATGGGTTTATTAAGTGGGGCTGGAACTGGGAATTACGCGACCGCAGCAGCTGCAAGTCAAAGAAACGACCTTATGGTAAATTATGAACGCTTATCCATAGAAATCGCTCGATATGCGAAGGATGGCGCCGACCTCATGATTAAAAATAGATGGTTAGAACAGCCACCTGGAACAATAGATAAGCAAAAACTTACTAAATCAAAAGATACAGAATGA
- a CDS encoding KGG domain-containing protein, whose amino-acid sequence MAKQNNSNRKMTVEEAGQKGGNKTSKEHDKEFYQDIGQKGGETTSQEHNKEFYEEIGSKGGKQNNNRKSS is encoded by the coding sequence ATGGCTAAACAAAACAATAGCAATCGCAAAATGACTGTAGAGGAAGCAGGTCAAAAGGGCGGAAACAAGACCTCCAAGGAACACGATAAGGAATTTTATCAAGATATAGGTCAAAAAGGCGGAGAAACTACCTCCCAAGAGCATAATAAAGAATTCTACGAGGAAATCGGGTCAAAAGGCGGTAAGCAAAATAATAATAGAAAAAGCTCATAA
- a CDS encoding DUF2254 domain-containing protein: MKNRNKLQNKKKYKNMSKREKWHRVYSNLWVTPIIYAGLSLLLFVLTVWADLKMEFGNMMPSILSANYQLTKTILSTLTGGLLSLNSFTFYGVLTALTTFAGQYSPRILKNFMMTNVTQRTLGIFNGSFLYVLFCLLFLNGETASQYSLIPVTATFLTALCLGTFVFFINHIVTWLQVSNMTSDMKRESIGIIESSLLNELEPYRVEDEATIKGQIPEYQGHQISIDSSGYLQTMDFIPLIEEACKDDLIIRLEYKVGNFVFGSTPLLTYWKKKEKTTIDEFKYKNMFHIGKGQTEIQDIEFSINKFVEIAIRALGNDDPKTATDTIYEIGDLLINISQKAKFTPYLTDKNYDLRLILQNLDFEDYLYIGFASIRHYARDNVVITVELLKVLDAIARAVSKRDDQSVWEFAVYTASGFEYEYMHHLDNRKFYDGLFNIAKTTGNEEDYNNIIEEILKHEERSPRDRILQRN; the protein is encoded by the coding sequence ATGAAGAATCGGAATAAACTCCAAAATAAAAAGAAGTACAAAAACATGTCAAAAAGAGAGAAATGGCACCGGGTTTACTCAAACCTTTGGGTTACACCCATTATTTATGCAGGGTTATCACTATTGCTTTTTGTCTTAACCGTGTGGGCAGATCTGAAGATGGAGTTTGGCAACATGATGCCTTCGATTCTAAGTGCAAATTATCAATTGACCAAAACCATATTAAGTACTCTAACAGGAGGACTTTTATCATTAAACTCCTTTACCTTTTATGGTGTGTTAACAGCTCTAACGACCTTCGCCGGCCAATATTCTCCAAGGATACTAAAGAATTTTATGATGACGAATGTGACACAGCGAACGCTTGGGATTTTTAACGGGAGCTTCCTATATGTATTGTTTTGTCTATTATTTCTTAATGGGGAAACAGCTTCCCAATATTCCTTGATTCCAGTAACAGCTACATTTCTGACAGCTTTATGTTTAGGAACATTTGTTTTTTTTATTAATCACATTGTCACCTGGCTTCAAGTATCAAATATGACGAGTGATATGAAAAGGGAATCCATTGGAATTATTGAAAGTTCCTTGCTTAATGAACTCGAACCTTACAGGGTAGAGGATGAAGCGACAATAAAAGGCCAAATCCCGGAATACCAGGGACACCAAATAAGTATTGATTCTTCTGGCTATTTACAAACTATGGATTTTATTCCATTGATTGAGGAAGCTTGTAAGGATGATCTCATTATTCGGCTAGAGTACAAAGTTGGGAATTTCGTCTTTGGCTCTACACCTTTGTTAACCTATTGGAAGAAGAAAGAAAAAACAACTATTGATGAATTTAAATATAAAAATATGTTTCATATAGGAAAGGGCCAAACAGAAATTCAGGACATTGAGTTCAGTATCAATAAATTCGTGGAAATCGCTATTCGGGCTTTGGGTAATGATGACCCCAAAACAGCCACTGATACTATTTATGAGATTGGGGATTTACTTATAAACATTTCTCAGAAGGCAAAATTCACTCCCTATTTAACCGATAAAAATTATGACCTCCGTCTTATTTTACAGAATCTCGATTTTGAAGATTATTTATATATCGGGTTCGCCTCTATACGGCATTATGCAAGGGATAACGTAGTCATTACCGTTGAGTTACTTAAAGTCCTTGATGCGATTGCACGAGCAGTGAGTAAACGAGACGACCAATCTGTCTGGGAATTTGCCGTATATACGGCAAGTGGATTCGAATATGAATACATGCATCACCTAGATAACAGAAAATTTTATGATGGGCTTTTTAATATCGCAAAAACAACAGGGAATGAAGAAGATTACAATAATATCATTGAAGAAATATTAAAACACGAAGAACGCTCCCCTAGAGATAGAATATTACAAAGAAATTAA